The proteins below come from a single Gemmatimonadaceae bacterium genomic window:
- a CDS encoding tryptophanase, whose protein sequence is MTFRTIIEPFRIKTVEPIRQTTRSERVAAITAADYNVFLLKAEDVLIDLLTDSGTGAMSVYQWSGMMRGDESYAGARSFAAFERSVRGITGYSQVIPTHQGRAAEHILFSTTVRPGAVVPNNTHFDTTRANVQDCGGVALDLPIPEAHDPSSLHPFKGNMDVAALEAALRANQGNVPLVMITVTNNAEGGQPVSLENVRAVSEVCRRHGIPLFIDACRFAENAWFIKTREPGQGDRTPLAIAEEMFSLADGCTMSAKKDGMVNIGGFLAMNDPELAFRCRSRLVLTEGFPTYGGLAGYDLEAIAVGLYEALDEDYLRYRIRSIEYLGENLSAAGVPIVRPPGGHALYLDAARLLPHVPQREFPAWALSLVLYVEGGIRAAEIGSVMFGAQPDGQERFAPQELVRLAFPRRVYTQSHVDYVAEVVRHVAALAPRIRGVRIVEAPPVLRHFTARMAPAHGQLLTE, encoded by the coding sequence ATGACGTTCCGCACGATCATCGAGCCGTTCCGCATCAAGACGGTCGAGCCCATTCGCCAAACGACCCGCAGCGAGCGCGTGGCCGCGATCACCGCGGCGGACTACAACGTCTTCCTGCTGAAGGCCGAAGACGTCCTCATCGACCTGCTCACCGACTCCGGGACCGGGGCGATGTCGGTGTACCAGTGGTCGGGCATGATGCGCGGCGACGAGTCCTACGCCGGTGCGCGCTCCTTCGCAGCGTTCGAACGATCGGTGCGCGGCATCACGGGCTACTCGCAGGTGATCCCCACCCACCAGGGTCGCGCTGCAGAGCACATCCTGTTTTCGACCACGGTGCGCCCCGGCGCCGTGGTGCCGAACAACACGCACTTTGATACCACGCGTGCCAACGTGCAGGACTGTGGCGGCGTCGCGCTCGATCTGCCCATACCCGAGGCGCACGACCCTTCATCGCTGCACCCGTTCAAGGGCAACATGGACGTCGCCGCACTCGAAGCGGCGCTCCGCGCGAACCAGGGCAACGTGCCGCTCGTGATGATCACGGTCACGAACAACGCCGAGGGCGGTCAGCCGGTCAGCCTCGAGAACGTGCGGGCGGTGAGCGAGGTCTGCCGGCGGCACGGCATCCCGCTGTTCATCGACGCCTGCCGCTTTGCCGAGAACGCGTGGTTCATCAAGACGCGCGAGCCCGGGCAGGGCGATCGCACTCCGCTCGCCATCGCCGAGGAGATGTTCTCGCTGGCCGACGGTTGCACCATGAGCGCAAAGAAGGACGGCATGGTGAACATCGGCGGTTTCCTGGCGATGAACGACCCCGAGTTGGCCTTTCGGTGCCGGAGCCGGCTGGTGCTCACCGAGGGATTCCCGACTTATGGCGGGCTGGCGGGCTATGATCTGGAGGCGATCGCGGTCGGCCTCTACGAAGCGCTCGACGAGGACTACCTGCGGTATCGCATCCGTTCGATCGAGTACCTGGGTGAGAACCTGTCAGCCGCCGGCGTGCCGATCGTGCGCCCTCCGGGCGGCCACGCGCTCTACCTCGACGCGGCGCGACTGCTGCCGCACGTGCCGCAACGCGAGTTTCCCGCGTGGGCCTTGTCGCTCGTGCTTTACGTCGAGGGTGGCATCCGCGCGGCGGAGATCGGGTCTGTCATGTTTGGCGCGCAGCCTGACGGGCAGGAGCGCTTCGCGCCACAGGAGCTCGTGCGCCTGGCGTTTCCGCGCCGCGTCTACACCCAGAGTCACGTGGACTACGTCGCCGAGGTCGTGCGCCACGTGGCGGCATTGGCACCACGCATTCGCGGGGTGCGCATCGTGGAGGCGCCTCCCGTGTTGCGTCACTTCACTGCGCGCATGGCACCAGCACACGGTCAGCTGCTGACGGAGTGA
- a CDS encoding tyrosine phenol-lyase yields the protein MPHRSWAEPWKVKVVERLRMTTRAERERAIREAGYNTFLLRSEDVYIDLLTDSGTSAMSDRQWSAMMMGDEAYAGSRNFFSLESAVRRYYGYQHVIPTHQGRGAEHILSKILIKPGDHVPGNMYFTTTRAHQELAGGTFHDVIIDEAHDPASEFPFKGNIDLAKFDRLVQDVGAARIPYITIAATVNLAGGQPISLANLRAVRDYTREHGIRVILDATRAVENAWFIQQNEAGQRARSIADILLDLCALSDGATMSGKKDSLVNIGGWLGLRDDHLAEQARNLVVVYEGLHSYGGLAGRDMEAMAIGIEESVDEEHIRSRIGQVHYLGDLLADAGIPIVRPFGGHAIFLDAAAMLPHVPREQLPAQALAAALYVESGIRSMERGAVSAGRDATTGENRYPRLELVRLTIPRRVYTQAHMDVTAEAVVAVHEMRDQVQGLRFTYEPELLRFFQARFEPVGALVTASRGADAAAGLEARSAS from the coding sequence ATGCCACATCGCAGCTGGGCTGAACCCTGGAAGGTGAAGGTCGTCGAGCGCTTGCGCATGACCACGCGCGCCGAACGGGAACGCGCGATCCGGGAGGCCGGATACAATACGTTCCTTCTCCGATCCGAAGACGTGTACATCGACCTGCTCACCGACTCGGGCACCAGTGCGATGTCCGATCGGCAATGGTCGGCGATGATGATGGGCGATGAGGCCTACGCGGGCTCGCGCAACTTCTTCAGCCTCGAGAGCGCGGTGCGGAGGTACTACGGGTATCAGCACGTGATCCCGACCCACCAGGGACGCGGCGCTGAACACATCCTCTCGAAGATCCTCATCAAGCCCGGGGACCACGTGCCCGGGAACATGTACTTCACGACCACGCGCGCGCACCAGGAACTCGCCGGCGGCACGTTTCACGACGTCATCATCGACGAGGCCCACGATCCGGCGTCCGAGTTCCCGTTCAAGGGCAACATCGACCTCGCGAAGTTCGACCGCCTGGTGCAGGACGTCGGCGCGGCCCGCATCCCCTACATCACGATTGCGGCCACCGTGAACCTGGCCGGCGGGCAGCCGATCAGCCTCGCCAACCTTCGCGCGGTGCGCGACTACACGCGCGAACACGGTATCCGCGTGATCCTCGACGCCACGCGCGCCGTGGAGAACGCCTGGTTCATTCAGCAGAACGAAGCCGGCCAGCGGGCGCGATCGATCGCCGATATCCTGCTCGACCTGTGCGCGCTGTCCGACGGCGCCACCATGTCGGGCAAGAAGGACAGCCTCGTGAACATCGGCGGATGGCTCGGCCTTCGCGACGACCACCTGGCCGAGCAGGCGCGCAACCTCGTCGTCGTGTACGAAGGACTCCACAGCTACGGCGGACTGGCCGGGCGGGACATGGAAGCGATGGCCATCGGCATCGAGGAGTCGGTGGACGAGGAGCACATCCGGAGCCGCATCGGACAGGTGCACTACCTCGGTGACCTCCTCGCCGACGCCGGGATCCCGATCGTCAGGCCGTTCGGCGGCCACGCCATCTTCCTGGATGCGGCGGCCATGTTGCCCCACGTGCCGCGCGAGCAGCTCCCCGCGCAGGCCCTGGCCGCGGCGCTCTACGTGGAGTCGGGCATCCGGAGCATGGAACGCGGCGCGGTCTCGGCGGGACGCGATGCCACGACGGGCGAGAACCGATACCCGCGACTGGAACTCGTGCGCCTCACCATACCGCGGCGCGTGTATACGCAGGCCCACATGGACGTCACCGCCGAGGCGGTCGTGGCCGTGCATGAGATGCGCGACCAGGTGCAGGGCCTGCGTTTCACGTACGAACCCGAGCTGCTCCGCTTCTTCCAGGCGAGGTTCGAGCCCGTGGGCGCACTGGTGACGGCGAGCCGCGGCGCGGACGCGGCGGCCGGCCTCGAGGCCCGGAGCGCGTCATGA
- a CDS encoding nitronate monooxygenase, whose product MGVGVSSWTLARAVARLGQLGVVSGTAIDTVLVRRLQDGDPGGHVRRAMAAFPIPGVSEGVLRRYFHPEGRAPGTPYKALPMYKQVVSAARQQVTMLASFVEVWLAKEGHAGSVGINLLTKVQMPNLASLYGAMLAGVDFVLMGAGIPREIPGALDALADHRPASIRFDVEGLPSEAIEWLSFDPGAHWTDPGAPLMRPQFVAIVSAHSLAITLARKATGRVDGFVVEGPTAGGHNAPPRGELRLNEQGEPIYGERDVVDLVKLRDLGVPFWIAGGAGSPDALQRALQAGAAGIQVGTLFAFCQESGVTPELRARVLAGVQDGSARVRTDPRASPTGYPFKVVEVGDDSWHEGRRERVCDLGYLRTAYMSEAGRIGYRCSAEPVDAYVKKGGDAADTVGRRCLCNGLTATIGYGQRRDAGDEEPLVTSGDDLLALGRFLGPRSQYSASDVVAWLLGEPA is encoded by the coding sequence ATGGGCGTGGGTGTCTCCAGCTGGACGCTTGCCCGCGCCGTCGCCCGGCTCGGCCAGCTCGGGGTCGTATCGGGCACGGCCATCGACACCGTGCTCGTGCGCAGGCTGCAGGACGGCGATCCCGGTGGACACGTCCGCCGCGCGATGGCCGCGTTCCCGATTCCCGGTGTGAGCGAGGGCGTGCTCCGGCGCTACTTCCACCCCGAGGGGCGCGCGCCCGGCACGCCGTACAAGGCGCTGCCGATGTACAAGCAGGTGGTGAGCGCGGCGCGCCAGCAGGTCACCATGCTTGCGAGCTTCGTCGAAGTCTGGCTCGCCAAGGAAGGCCACGCCGGGTCCGTTGGCATCAACCTGCTGACCAAGGTGCAGATGCCCAACCTCGCCTCCCTGTACGGGGCGATGCTGGCGGGGGTCGACTTCGTGCTGATGGGCGCGGGCATCCCGCGGGAGATTCCCGGCGCGCTCGATGCACTCGCCGACCACCGGCCGGCATCCATCCGATTCGACGTCGAAGGTCTTCCGTCTGAAGCGATCGAATGGCTGTCGTTCGATCCGGGCGCGCACTGGACGGACCCGGGCGCGCCGCTGATGCGTCCGCAGTTCGTGGCAATCGTTTCCGCGCATTCGCTCGCGATCACGCTGGCGCGCAAGGCGACCGGTCGCGTCGACGGCTTTGTCGTGGAAGGGCCAACAGCCGGTGGTCACAACGCACCGCCGCGGGGCGAGTTGCGACTCAACGAGCAAGGCGAACCGATCTACGGCGAGCGGGACGTCGTGGATCTCGTGAAGCTCCGCGACCTGGGCGTGCCCTTCTGGATCGCCGGCGGCGCCGGTTCGCCCGATGCCCTGCAACGCGCGCTCCAGGCGGGGGCGGCGGGCATTCAGGTGGGCACGCTGTTTGCCTTTTGCCAGGAGTCTGGGGTGACGCCGGAACTGCGAGCCCGAGTACTCGCCGGCGTGCAGGATGGCAGTGCGCGCGTCCGCACGGATCCGCGCGCGTCACCCACCGGCTATCCGTTCAAGGTCGTCGAGGTGGGCGACGACTCGTGGCATGAAGGTCGGCGCGAACGCGTGTGCGACCTCGGATATCTGCGGACAGCCTACATGTCCGAAGCAGGCAGGATCGGCTACCGCTGCTCCGCCGAGCCGGTGGACGCCTACGTGAAGAAGGGTGGCGATGCGGCCGATACCGTCGGGCGGCGCTGTCTCTGCAACGGCCTGACCGCCACGATCGGTTACGGCCAGCGGCGTGACGCGGGTGACGAAGAGCCACTCGTCACGAGCGGCGACGACCTGCTCGCACTCGGCAGGTTCCTCGGGCCGCGCTCGCAATACTCCGCATCAGACGTCGTCGCCTGGCTGCTCGGCGAACCGGCGTAG
- a CDS encoding pyridoxamine 5'-phosphate oxidase family protein: MTARKRRTNDTTPTDDTLVIESMNRQECLQLLSRHHVGRLAFAFRNRVDIRPISYIHQRGWIYGRTSAGTKFRLIAHSPWVAFEVDEIKGMLSWESVVVHGGFYVLNPNGSDLDRQTWRRARAAVRRLFPASWTPDDPVPSRTILFRIHIDEISGRRARAASTKSATRAPTRKRKRTT, from the coding sequence ATGACGGCGCGCAAGCGACGAACGAACGACACGACGCCAACGGACGACACGCTCGTCATCGAATCGATGAACCGCCAGGAGTGCCTGCAACTCCTGTCTCGTCACCACGTGGGCCGGCTCGCATTCGCATTCCGCAATCGCGTCGACATCAGGCCAATCAGTTACATCCACCAACGGGGGTGGATCTACGGACGGACGTCGGCAGGTACAAAGTTCCGCCTGATCGCGCACAGCCCCTGGGTGGCCTTCGAAGTCGATGAGATCAAGGGCATGCTCTCGTGGGAGAGCGTGGTCGTCCACGGCGGCTTCTACGTGCTCAACCCGAACGGGAGCGACCTGGATCGCCAGACGTGGCGAAGGGCCCGCGCGGCCGTGCGCCGACTGTTCCCGGCGTCATGGACTCCGGACGACCCGGTCCCGTCGCGCACCATCCTGTTCCGAATTCACATCGACGAGATCAGCGGACGGCGGGCACGCGCAGCGTCGACGAAGTCCGCGACGAGAGCGCCCACTCGGAAACGGAAGCGCACCACCTGA
- a CDS encoding glycosyltransferase yields MSRILHVLNDLDVGGVQTWLRQALPLAHQRGWQLDVAVTMRGRGDLAPEFAREGARIFECPGPSRPFEFLHTLTDVLRREGPFEVVHSHFDPVALPLIAARRADVPVRVAHSHRGCRELRTMPGPVRRLAAPFLQRLIDRHATLKVACSDTAAVAVFGKDAEASGQVHRFRLGLDLDRLSDSGSRYPAGMTTGSPTILHVGRLSHEKNHRFLLRIFGEIRARWPGARLWIVGDGPMAGLLQATVDSMGLAGAVEFLGVRQDLGVIYRAADVFVMPSRVEGLPLAAIEAQATGLPCVFSSTITREVTICRDLVRWLDLETPADAWADAVLGMLGRPRRDRRAQVVEAGFGMVSSMAALARIYRTAAGRGRASA; encoded by the coding sequence ATGTCGCGTATCCTCCACGTGTTGAACGACCTGGACGTCGGCGGCGTCCAGACCTGGCTGCGGCAGGCCCTGCCGCTCGCGCACCAGCGCGGCTGGCAGCTCGACGTCGCGGTGACCATGCGTGGGCGCGGCGACCTGGCGCCGGAGTTCGCGCGAGAAGGCGCCCGGATCTTCGAGTGCCCCGGTCCGTCGCGACCGTTCGAGTTCCTGCACACGCTCACTGACGTCCTGCGCCGCGAAGGCCCGTTCGAGGTCGTCCACAGCCACTTCGATCCGGTGGCGCTGCCGCTGATCGCCGCGCGCCGAGCCGACGTGCCGGTTCGCGTCGCGCACAGCCATCGCGGCTGCCGCGAACTGCGCACGATGCCCGGCCCCGTCCGCCGCCTCGCCGCACCGTTCCTGCAGCGGCTCATCGACCGACACGCCACCCTCAAGGTGGCGTGCAGCGATACTGCGGCCGTGGCGGTATTCGGGAAGGACGCCGAAGCCTCCGGCCAGGTGCATCGCTTCAGGCTTGGGCTGGACCTCGACCGCCTGTCAGACTCCGGCAGCCGCTACCCGGCCGGCATGACGACGGGCTCGCCAACCATCCTCCATGTCGGGCGGCTGAGCCACGAGAAGAACCACCGATTCCTGCTGCGCATCTTTGGTGAAATCCGCGCACGCTGGCCGGGTGCGCGCCTGTGGATCGTTGGCGACGGCCCGATGGCGGGCCTGCTGCAGGCGACCGTCGATTCCATGGGCCTGGCCGGCGCGGTCGAGTTCCTGGGCGTGCGCCAGGACCTCGGCGTGATCTATCGCGCGGCCGACGTGTTCGTGATGCCCTCGCGCGTGGAAGGCCTGCCACTGGCCGCGATCGAAGCCCAGGCGACCGGACTGCCCTGTGTGTTCTCGTCCACCATCACGCGCGAAGTGACGATCTGCCGCGACCTCGTGCGCTGGCTCGACCTCGAGACGCCCGCGGACGCGTGGGCCGATGCGGTGCTCGGCATGTTGGGTCGCCCCCGCCGCGATCGCCGAGCGCAGGTGGTGGAGGCCGGGTTTGGTATGGTGAGCAGCATGGCGGCGCTCGCGCGGATCTATCGGACCGCGGCAGGACGCGGTCGCGCATCCGCGTAG